The DNA segment TAAATCGGCTATTTTAGCCGGATTTAAAGATTTCAACTTGATAAAAAAAAGCGTTGCGGCTGTTCCTAAAATAAGCCCTCCCTGCCACGCCAAACCGCCATTTTGAAGCATAATAACTTCTTTGGGATTTTCCGCAAAGAATTGAAGATTGAGCAGAATAAAAAATATCCGGCTGCCGATGATCCCTGACAAAACACTCCAAAAAACCAGATCAGCAATTACCTCCGCGGAAATTCCAACGCGCCGTGCATCTTTTTGTAATAAAAAAGCACAGACGATGATCGCGATGGCGAGCATTAAGCCATACGAATAAATTGTGAGCGGCCCTATTTGGCAGATAATGGGATGCATTTTATTAAGATAAGGACTGTGCCGATGGTGATCGCGCTATCGGCAATATTAAACACCGGCCAGATACGAAAGTCAATGAAATCGATCACATAACCGTAAAACAACCGGTCGATAAGATTACCGAACGCTCCGCCCAAGATCAAAGAAAATCCGATCAAAGATATTTTATCAATCGTTTTGCTGTTACGAAAATAATAAACAGCAAAAATAATAAGCGCCGCGACAATGACCGGAATAATAGCCAAAACAACGCCTTGGTTTTTGAGCA comes from the Candidatus Omnitrophota bacterium genome and includes:
- a CDS encoding prolipoprotein diacylglyceryl transferase family protein, producing the protein MHPIICQIGPLTIYSYGLMLAIAIIVCAFLLQKDARRVGISAEVIADLVFWSVLSGIIGSRIFFILLNLQFFAENPKEVIMLQNGGLAWQGGLILGTAATLFFIKLKSLNPAKIADL
- the lspA gene encoding signal peptidase II, encoding MRGRADSRANILLAIFIILVVLFLDRISKAFFSNILALGESIPVVLNVAHFTLVHNTGIAFGLLKNQGVVLAIIPVIVAALIIFAVYYFRNSKTIDKISLIGFSLILGGAFGNLIDRLFYGYVIDFIDFRIWPVFNIADSAITIGTVLILIKCIPLSAK